Proteins from one Fragaria vesca subsp. vesca linkage group LG6, FraVesHawaii_1.0, whole genome shotgun sequence genomic window:
- the LOC101305399 gene encoding E3 ubiquitin-protein ligase RNF115-like, giving the protein MAVVEGFRYVHHVVQQSEPDREGWEEDKLLIIFKLFKISIRRRHSHARIHYRDKNQIDEKDMWASFSDFKHQVSASNPNRNTEVYEQQICSYLSTMSVPEDKHPAIIQKLFRVVEAAETSQVPVIVNVWHAHGRIGPYTRRVGRQVGPKFTPAATSAIEGLRSLVHLKDSVFRQTPSCAICLEDFDVLDQQELPITGLPCQHHFHVHCIVQCLEISHLCPLCRYAMPTQED; this is encoded by the coding sequence ATGGCTGTTGTAGAGGGATTCAGGTATGTTCATCATGTGGTTCAACAAAGCGAACCCGACCGAGAAGGGTGGGAAGAGGACAAGCTTCTCATCATATTCAAGCTCTTCAAGATAAGTATACGTCGCCGTCACAGTCACGCTCGAATTCATTATCGAGATAAGAATCAAATTGATGAAAAGGATATGTGGGCTAGTTTCTCCGATTTCAAGCATCAAGTTTCAGCATCCAATCCTAATAGAAATACGGAGGTCTATGAGCAGCAGATCTGCAGTTATCTTTCAACTATGTCCGTGCCGGAAGATAAACATCCGGCCATTATTCAAAAGTTATTCCGGGTGGTAGAGGCGGCGGAGACCTCTCAAGTCCCTGTTATTGTAAATGTATGGCACGCCCACGGCAGGATTGGGCCATACACCCGGCGAGTAGGTCGTCAAGTTGGACCCAAATTCACTCCTGCAGCTACATCCGCAATCGAGGGTTTGAGGTCACTTGTGCATTTAAAGGATTCTGTTTTTCGACAGACGCCCTCGTGTGCTATTTGCTTGGAGGATTTTGATGTTCTTGACCAACAAGAACTCCCCATTACTGGATTGCCCTGCCAGCACCATTTTCATGTACATTGCATTGTTCAGTGCCTGGAGATCAGCCACCTGTGCCCCCTATGCCGATACGCGATGCCAACACAAGAAGATTAA
- the LOC101305689 gene encoding uncharacterized protein LOC101305689, whose protein sequence is MSNELDALFCDEVLPSLTNADGGSGSSSGSDKEDTDVDVEDDVESGIAESEVEVDDEDVLDLLYGDLEVSARSEFTESANEARMRLVLSLAEEAEAGVAEAISHLLMEIAEAPEVPDFLPSGPSATELGYEVVAIRFSEDLESWEPDHVYEVLEGEEDIIGQAHEDEGDNIFMDIGDVFDCWA, encoded by the exons ATGAGTAACGAGTTGGACGCGTTGTTCTGCGATGAGGTTCTTCCCAGCCTAACGAACGCCGATGGAGGCTCCGGTTCCTCCTCCGGCTCTGATAAGGAGGATACCGATGTGGATGTGGAGGACGATGTAGAG TCTGGAATTGCTGAATCTGAGGTCGAGGTCGATGATGAGGACGTTTTGGATTTGCTTTATGGCGATCTTGAG GTCTCAGCACGTTCCGAGTTCACTGAATCTGCTAATGAGGCTCGTATGCGCCTAGTTTTGTCCCTCGCTGAAGAGGCCGAGGCTGGTGTAGCTGAGGCCATCAGTCATCTG TTGATGGAGATTGCGGAAGCCCCTGAGGTTCCAGATTTCTTGCCTTCAGGACCTAGTGCTACTGAGCTGGGATACGAGGTTGTTGCTATTCGGTTTAGTGAGGATTTGGAAAGCTGGGAACCTGATCATGTATATGAG GTTCTGGAGGGAGAGGAGGACATCATTGGACAGGCCCATGAGGATGAGGGGGACAACATTTTCATGGATATCGGCGATGTTTTTGATTGCTGGGCCTAG